From a single Intestinibaculum porci genomic region:
- a CDS encoding DUF1295 domain-containing protein — translation MAVFPICILSVLIVALATSAVGFYKYAYFTSIGYGLAICGAGLTIACLFSGMISFPTFMCAFLLMLYGLRSTAFLIYREFKSQAYRNRITKASAMPIYAKIIVWLVLSIAYTFMVLPVLYRAYNGGEYGIFTIIGMFVMIAGLIVETVAEVERTLAKKANADGYVHTGLYQYMQCPNYFGTILFWFGTLISGIGGVFGVGQWLFCILGFLFVLYLTLARTKRMEIRRAEVYSDQEGYQEYARTTPLFIPFVPLYSLKTFKWIA, via the coding sequence ATGGCAGTATTTCCGATCTGCATCCTGTCAGTGCTGATTGTGGCACTGGCAACGAGTGCTGTTGGTTTCTATAAATATGCGTATTTTACATCGATTGGCTATGGTTTGGCTATTTGTGGGGCAGGTTTAACCATTGCCTGTTTATTTTCCGGGATGATCAGTTTTCCGACATTTATGTGTGCATTCTTATTAATGCTTTATGGCTTGCGTTCAACCGCTTTCCTGATTTATCGGGAATTCAAATCCCAGGCTTATCGGAATCGTATCACTAAGGCGAGTGCCATGCCGATCTATGCAAAGATTATTGTTTGGCTAGTTTTATCCATTGCCTATACGTTTATGGTTTTACCAGTGCTCTATCGCGCTTATAACGGCGGTGAGTATGGCATTTTTACGATTATTGGCATGTTTGTCATGATTGCCGGTTTAATCGTTGAAACCGTCGCGGAAGTCGAACGAACTTTAGCCAAAAAAGCCAATGCGGATGGCTATGTGCATACCGGGCTGTATCAGTATATGCAGTGCCCTAATTATTTCGGCACGATCTTATTCTGGTTTGGCACCCTCATCTCTGGTATTGGCGGAGTCTTTGGCGTTGGTCAGTGGCTTTTCTGTATCCTTGGTTTCCTGTTTGTTTTGTATCTGACTTTAGCGCGGACAAAACGGATGGAAATCAGACGTGCAGAAGTCTATTCAGATCAGGAAGGGTATCAGGAATATGCGCGTACCACACCGCTCTTTATTCCTTTTGTCCCGCTCTATTCTTTAAAAACATTCAAATGGATTGCTTAG
- a CDS encoding class I SAM-dependent methyltransferase translates to MDTNYGQFISKKFINTLFAITFAFLVVQYINEFTVGNNIIRIITTVLFLIALLITLYFHFVNRAFDYRKGHILKPLQKDMMKRLNFNGKGTVLDAGCHLGAYTITLSKTYKHAMITGVDHDTKLNCEINAKAEKVKKRTTFVEGSLSALGFKDKSFDAVTSCLAFSKAKVNTQGITAALRVLKKGGTFCFVDDFDNPKHYNIEALIADLKKQGYRQVEYIAHLEDEDYVPKYVRTPFVYRHIGMLYGKK, encoded by the coding sequence ATGGATACAAATTACGGACAATTTATTTCAAAAAAATTTATCAATACTTTATTTGCAATAACCTTTGCTTTTTTAGTCGTTCAGTATATCAATGAATTCACGGTTGGCAATAATATCATTCGTATTATCACAACCGTGTTATTCCTGATCGCCTTACTCATTACGTTATATTTCCACTTTGTGAATCGTGCTTTTGATTATCGTAAAGGCCATATCTTAAAACCATTGCAGAAAGATATGATGAAACGTTTAAACTTTAATGGCAAAGGGACTGTTTTAGATGCCGGCTGTCATTTAGGCGCTTATACAATTACTTTATCGAAAACGTATAAACATGCCATGATCACCGGCGTTGATCATGACACTAAGCTCAACTGTGAAATCAATGCGAAAGCAGAAAAAGTCAAAAAACGTACAACCTTTGTCGAGGGTTCACTTTCTGCGTTAGGTTTTAAAGACAAAAGTTTCGATGCAGTCACATCATGCCTCGCTTTTTCTAAAGCCAAAGTGAACACGCAAGGCATTACAGCAGCTTTACGTGTTTTAAAGAAAGGCGGCACCTTCTGCTTTGTCGATGACTTTGATAATCCTAAACATTACAATATTGAGGCTTTAATCGCTGACTTAAAGAAACAGGGTTATCGTCAGGTTGAGTATATCGCTCATTTAGAAGATGAAGATTATGTACCAAAGTATGTAAGAACACCTTTTGTGTATCGTCACATTGGCATGCTCTACGGTAAGAAATAG
- the iscB gene encoding RNA-guided endonuclease IscB: MSVCVVAPDKKPLMPTSEYRARKLLKSGKAVIFKYKPFTIMLTRIVSENMQPIEYCCDTGYKHIGVSIKSEKHEYFDCQFDMLQDEKKRHDDRRKMRRARRNRLRYRKPRFDNRTASKKEGWLAPSLRNIRDQHIRIFERFLEVMPIVSATFEMGSFDVHAMHEFEATGTVLKGDDYQKGPRYGMNTLRKAVFYRDNYTCQVCGETADEGAILRVHHIGFETGDHTNRMSNLLTVCTKCHTSANHKPGGKLYDLKPRTKPFNGAAFMNAVRWQMFRTLKSTHPDLEWHMTYGAATQEARRVLHLEKSHANDAYAMGEFHPRRRTPFMHFQKLRRNNRILEKFFDAKYVDARDGKTKKGAELSCGRTDRSESRHSEKNLRVFRERKVSKGRRVIRRSHYTLRPGDTVVIGGEKHRAKGVHNKGTYVVTDAKKSVPVKKVEKIIHAGGYMPVK, encoded by the coding sequence ATGAGCGTATGCGTTGTAGCGCCGGATAAAAAGCCGCTGATGCCGACAAGCGAGTACCGTGCAAGAAAGCTGCTGAAAAGCGGTAAGGCTGTTATCTTTAAGTATAAGCCGTTCACGATCATGCTTACAAGAATCGTAAGCGAGAATATGCAGCCGATCGAGTACTGCTGCGATACGGGATACAAACATATTGGTGTATCCATCAAATCAGAAAAACACGAGTATTTTGACTGCCAATTTGACATGCTTCAGGATGAGAAGAAGCGGCACGATGACCGTCGGAAAATGCGCCGCGCAAGAAGAAACAGGCTTCGCTACAGAAAGCCCCGTTTTGATAATCGGACAGCTTCCAAAAAGGAAGGATGGCTGGCGCCGTCGCTGAGAAACATCCGTGATCAGCATATCCGTATTTTTGAGCGGTTCCTTGAGGTCATGCCGATAGTCTCAGCCACGTTTGAAATGGGCTCGTTTGACGTCCACGCCATGCATGAGTTTGAGGCAACAGGCACCGTGCTTAAAGGCGATGATTATCAGAAGGGGCCGCGATACGGCATGAACACGCTGAGAAAAGCCGTTTTCTATCGTGACAATTACACATGCCAGGTGTGCGGGGAAACCGCGGATGAAGGCGCTATTCTGAGAGTGCATCATATCGGCTTCGAAACAGGCGATCATACGAACCGCATGAGCAATCTGCTGACCGTCTGCACAAAATGCCATACTTCGGCAAACCACAAGCCGGGCGGAAAGCTGTACGACCTGAAGCCTAGGACGAAGCCGTTTAACGGCGCAGCCTTCATGAACGCTGTCAGATGGCAGATGTTCAGAACGCTGAAAAGCACCCACCCTGATTTAGAATGGCACATGACATATGGCGCTGCTACGCAGGAGGCAAGAAGAGTCCTACACCTTGAAAAGTCGCATGCCAATGACGCCTACGCCATGGGAGAATTCCATCCAAGACGCAGGACGCCTTTTATGCATTTTCAGAAGCTGAGACGGAATAACCGCATCCTTGAAAAATTCTTTGATGCAAAATACGTTGATGCACGAGACGGCAAGACAAAGAAAGGTGCAGAGCTGTCATGCGGACGCACAGACAGAAGCGAGTCAAGACACTCCGAGAAGAACCTTCGCGTATTCAGAGAGCGGAAAGTTTCGAAAGGCAGACGCGTGATCAGAAGAAGCCACTATACACTGCGTCCTGGCGATACTGTTGTTATTGGCGGAGAGAAGCATAGGGCAAAGGGCGTTCATAACAAAGGCACATATGTTGTGACAGACGCCAAGAAGTCAGTGCCTGTTAAGAAAGTAGAGAAGATTATTCATGCAGGTGGGTATATGCCTGTTAAATAG
- a CDS encoding IS110 family RNA-guided transposase → MKNNIFSKQYDLFLGLDVSKGKADAAIYKRNRDRNVKSKFVRKAIKFKFTKPGVDEFLDTVRHYKDEDCLSVLFAMEVTGVYSDNVYMYIRDHLQESEAVKFLDTKFVDRWRDAHGYAKSDPLDAKTIAQMCATDDDARYVEKAPNYNEENNKKGHANLKLLTHRYQQLNKQLNAEYNRLSAQCEKFFPELTAVFSIRSATALAILEAYPTAHHIIKSSKNEVFNVAYEASKHRCKEAKIDDLFDLCENTIVTLNVPQEAELITVEMVSSIRNLLQTRRNYKKMMVNLASEQPAFKRLQTLIGVGEESAAMILGEVYDIALSKKAENFASYCGLTPRNKKSGSSVDTHGKISKMGSPILRHAIYLASEYARRHNPYLANLFARVKNGNKKRHKLAIVAVANKMARYIYAILKHDSDFVLLYEDLMKLPEDTRATFFQSITTDIPEKTRRCIYKYSDENGVVHDFTFTGNDSEE, encoded by the coding sequence GTGAAAAACAATATCTTTTCAAAACAATATGATTTATTTCTCGGTTTAGACGTTTCTAAAGGCAAAGCAGACGCTGCCATTTATAAACGTAACAGAGATAGAAATGTTAAATCCAAATTTGTTCGAAAGGCGATAAAGTTTAAATTCACCAAGCCAGGTGTCGATGAGTTCCTCGATACCGTTAGACATTACAAAGATGAAGACTGCCTGAGCGTTCTTTTCGCAATGGAAGTAACAGGCGTGTACTCTGACAATGTCTATATGTATATACGCGATCATCTCCAGGAAAGTGAAGCAGTTAAGTTTCTGGATACTAAATTCGTTGACAGGTGGCGCGATGCACACGGATATGCCAAATCCGATCCACTTGACGCTAAGACTATTGCACAGATGTGCGCAACTGATGATGATGCACGTTATGTTGAAAAAGCTCCTAATTACAACGAAGAAAACAACAAAAAAGGACATGCGAATCTAAAACTTCTGACGCATCGCTATCAGCAGCTGAATAAACAGCTAAATGCTGAATACAATCGACTGAGTGCACAGTGTGAAAAGTTCTTCCCGGAGCTTACCGCTGTTTTCTCAATACGTTCTGCGACTGCGCTTGCAATCTTAGAGGCATATCCTACTGCACATCATATCATTAAATCTTCTAAAAATGAAGTCTTTAATGTGGCTTACGAGGCCTCTAAGCATCGCTGTAAGGAAGCTAAAATAGACGATTTGTTCGATCTTTGTGAAAATACCATTGTTACTCTTAATGTTCCTCAGGAAGCTGAACTGATCACCGTTGAAATGGTCAGCAGTATCAGAAATCTGCTTCAGACAAGGAGAAACTACAAGAAAATGATGGTTAATCTTGCTTCAGAACAGCCTGCATTTAAGCGTCTTCAGACATTAATCGGTGTTGGTGAAGAATCCGCAGCTATGATTCTTGGTGAGGTATATGACATAGCTCTTTCCAAGAAAGCGGAAAACTTTGCATCATACTGTGGATTAACGCCAAGAAATAAGAAATCAGGTTCATCAGTTGATACCCATGGGAAGATTTCCAAAATGGGATCGCCTATCCTCAGACACGCTATATACCTGGCATCAGAGTATGCCAGACGGCATAATCCATACCTTGCCAACCTTTTTGCAAGGGTTAAAAATGGCAATAAGAAGCGCCATAAGCTTGCAATAGTAGCTGTTGCCAATAAGATGGCACGTTATATTTACGCTATTCTTAAGCATGATAGTGATTTCGTACTGCTTTATGAGGATCTCATGAAGCTTCCGGAAGATACCCGAGCCACGTTCTTCCAAAGTATTACTACTGACATTCCAGAAAAGACAAGAAGATGTATTTACAAATATTCTGATGAGAATGGTGTAGTACATGATTTTACCTTTACTGGAAATGACTCAGAAGAGTGA
- a CDS encoding 3-hydroxyacyl-CoA dehydrogenase family protein gives MNIKRIGIAGAGTMGYSMADIFAQYGFDVTLWNHRQPTLDKAKTHISEGVREKIAYTTNLNDLSNVDLIVENVTEDEEIKNAFYESLSQIVDDHTIIATNTSGLSINGLAAHVKHPNRFLGMHWFNPPTLILLIEIIKNDATSDDVAQAVYDVALKIDKKPVLVNKDVLGFAANRIQLAVIREALSLVEAGVVSKEGIDDVIKYGLGFRWACIGPLETMDFGGLDTFYHIADYLMPDLEDSHRVPKSLKDHYLKGEYGVKTKQGFYDYHDGKDEQATKQRDEKLQKVYQALYKK, from the coding sequence ATGAATATTAAACGAATTGGTATTGCCGGAGCCGGAACTATGGGCTATTCAATGGCTGATATCTTTGCTCAGTATGGTTTTGATGTCACTCTTTGGAATCATCGTCAGCCGACTTTAGACAAAGCCAAGACCCATATTAGTGAAGGAGTACGAGAAAAGATTGCATACACGACAAATCTTAATGATTTATCAAATGTTGATCTGATTGTCGAGAATGTGACAGAAGATGAGGAGATTAAAAATGCTTTTTATGAGTCCTTATCACAAATTGTCGACGATCATACCATTATTGCGACCAATACATCTGGTTTATCCATTAATGGTTTAGCAGCGCATGTTAAACATCCAAACCGTTTCCTAGGGATGCACTGGTTTAATCCGCCGACATTGATTTTACTGATTGAAATCATTAAAAATGATGCCACGAGCGATGACGTTGCTCAGGCTGTTTATGACGTTGCTTTAAAGATTGATAAGAAGCCGGTTTTAGTTAATAAAGATGTCTTAGGCTTTGCAGCGAATCGTATTCAGTTAGCGGTTATTCGGGAAGCTTTGTCGTTGGTAGAAGCAGGAGTTGTCTCTAAAGAAGGCATTGATGATGTTATTAAATATGGTTTAGGCTTCCGCTGGGCTTGTATCGGTCCATTAGAAACAATGGATTTTGGCGGCTTGGATACGTTCTACCATATTGCGGATTATCTGATGCCTGATTTGGAAGATAGTCATCGGGTCCCTAAATCACTCAAAGATCACTATTTAAAAGGTGAGTATGGCGTCAAAACCAAACAGGGTTTCTATGATTATCATGATGGTAAAGATGAGCAAGCCACAAAGCAGCGCGATGAAAAGCTGCAAAAGGTTTATCAGGCTTTATATAAAAAGTAA